The Flavobacteriales bacterium genome includes a region encoding these proteins:
- a CDS encoding Na/Pi cotransporter family protein: protein MEFGFSNVIQILGSLAFFIYGMKLMSEGIQRAAGNQMRSILKNMTKNRFLGVFTGFIITALVQSSSATTVMTVSFVNAQLLSLMESAGVMMGANIGTTITGWLVSLLGFKVKLEAYSIPLLAIGVPMLFANKGKVKFWGEFIIGFAILFLGLNYLKDSVPDLKHNPEVLSWLQNFSKHGIFSRLFFVLVGTVLTIIIQSSSAAMAITLTMCTQGWLPLDVAAAMILGENIGTTITAELASLVGSTTAKRSARIHSLFNIIGVAWMVTILPLFLPLLIKFLIYIGFEDPTQASGMALGLSAFHTSFNTLNVMLLIGFVPWLVKLATKTVKEKVDEDSHVEKLTYISSPIITPELAITQLQRESTHFSQVAAKMNDFLGQLIEAKNDKERRDLRKKISKYESITDRIEIEIAEYITKLSDKEITPETSVKLRSFLNIANDLERIGDIYFQMAKTLERKNEEKKYFLPEQRENLLAMQQLIKEAFEIMIANVGNDDYDEVSKQKANELETKINKLRNKLRNHNLDLIGTENYDVETAMIYNNIFSSLERVGDHIINVTEAVVGEI from the coding sequence ATGGAATTTGGTTTTAGTAATGTAATTCAGATTTTAGGTTCGTTAGCTTTCTTTATTTATGGTATGAAGCTGATGAGTGAAGGTATTCAGCGAGCGGCGGGAAATCAGATGAGAAGTATTTTGAAAAACATGACCAAGAATCGTTTCTTGGGCGTTTTCACGGGCTTTATCATCACAGCTTTAGTGCAATCATCCTCAGCAACCACGGTGATGACCGTGAGTTTTGTAAACGCACAATTATTGTCGTTGATGGAGTCTGCCGGAGTAATGATGGGAGCCAATATCGGAACTACTATAACCGGATGGTTGGTTTCTTTGTTGGGTTTTAAAGTGAAATTGGAGGCATATTCCATTCCGCTTTTGGCTATTGGTGTTCCGATGCTTTTTGCAAACAAAGGAAAAGTCAAATTTTGGGGTGAGTTTATTATTGGTTTCGCAATATTATTCTTAGGATTAAATTATTTAAAAGATTCAGTACCAGACTTAAAGCACAATCCTGAAGTATTAAGTTGGTTGCAGAATTTTTCTAAACATGGCATTTTCTCAAGGTTGTTTTTTGTATTAGTTGGTACGGTTTTGACCATCATTATCCAATCATCAAGTGCGGCCATGGCTATTACATTGACCATGTGTACGCAAGGGTGGTTACCGCTTGATGTGGCCGCGGCCATGATTCTTGGAGAAAATATTGGAACAACAATAACTGCCGAATTAGCCTCTTTGGTTGGCAGCACCACTGCAAAACGTTCAGCTCGTATTCACTCTTTGTTTAATATTATTGGTGTGGCCTGGATGGTTACAATACTTCCGCTGTTCTTACCACTTTTGATTAAATTTTTGATATATATTGGGTTTGAAGATCCAACTCAGGCCTCTGGAATGGCTTTAGGATTGTCCGCTTTCCACACATCGTTTAATACACTAAATGTTATGCTGCTAATAGGGTTTGTGCCATGGTTGGTAAAACTTGCCACAAAAACAGTTAAAGAAAAAGTGGATGAAGACAGCCATGTTGAGAAGTTGACATACATTTCTTCACCCATCATTACACCTGAGTTGGCTATCACTCAGCTACAAAGAGAATCGACTCATTTTTCGCAAGTAGCTGCCAAGATGAATGACTTTTTGGGGCAATTGATAGAAGCAAAAAATGACAAGGAGCGTAGAGATTTAAGAAAGAAAATAAGCAAATACGAGAGTATCACCGATCGTATTGAAATAGAAATTGCGGAATACATTACCAAACTGTCGGATAAGGAAATAACCCCGGAAACATCGGTAAAACTCCGCTCATTCTTAAACATTGCCAATGATTTGGAACGTATTGGTGACATTTATTTTCAGATGGCCAAGACGCTTGAACGAAAAAATGAGGAGAAAAAATACTTCTTGCCTGAGCAACGTGAGAATTTATTGGCCATGCAGCAATTAATAAAAGAGGCTTTTGAAATAATGATTGCCAATGTTGGCAACGATGATTACGATGAAGTGTCGAAACAAAAGGCCAACGAGTTGGAAACAAAAATCAACAAGTTGCGAAACAAACTTCGCAATCACAATTTGGATTTGATTGGCACCGAAAACTACGATGTTGAAACGGCAATGATTTATAACAACATTTTCTCTTCATTAGAACGTGTTGGCGACCACATTATCAACGTTACTGAAGCGGTGGTTGGCGAAATATAG
- a CDS encoding FmdC precursor: MKLFKIASSVFVCLLLTHVSSKAQTKFGKGLSFVNQDSTASLLFHFRIQNLYTFNYSSSDNSWSQNAMVRRSRLKFDGFAFNPRLKYKLELGLTSNDISVNKEAGQTKDASRIILDAVFKYQLNKNWQVWFGQTKLPSNRERVVSSANLQFVDRSILNGSFNIDRDMGIQLHGKFNIKKIVVRPIFSVSNGEGRDLTEGNHGGSCYTSRLEILPFGSFEGKNQDYVLSDLTRQQKPKLAMGMTYNKNVNAIRQQGQLGSFVTDSLGKFVANTLEQFEADLVFKYSGFSVLAEYATQSAQKQLNNLSSKFITGTGLSIQAGYLIKSNWEFAARFSNQTPDDKTFSALKELSEYTLGLSKYLVGHSLKIQTDYSMIDNGGMKPNYRLRFQMEMQF, translated from the coding sequence ATGAAATTGTTCAAAATTGCAAGTTCTGTTTTTGTTTGCCTCTTGCTTACGCATGTTTCATCAAAAGCCCAAACAAAATTTGGAAAAGGACTTTCTTTTGTCAATCAAGATTCGACTGCGAGTCTTTTGTTTCACTTTAGAATCCAAAATCTTTACACTTTTAATTATTCATCTAGTGATAATTCTTGGTCTCAAAATGCCATGGTACGTAGATCAAGACTAAAATTTGATGGTTTTGCCTTTAATCCAAGACTAAAATATAAATTGGAGCTAGGCCTTACCAGCAACGATATAAGCGTAAATAAAGAAGCTGGACAAACTAAAGATGCATCGAGAATCATTTTGGATGCGGTTTTTAAATACCAGCTAAATAAAAACTGGCAGGTTTGGTTTGGACAAACCAAACTACCAAGCAACAGAGAGCGGGTTGTTTCTTCCGCAAACCTTCAATTTGTCGATAGATCTATTCTAAATGGCTCTTTTAATATCGATCGAGATATGGGTATTCAATTGCATGGTAAGTTTAATATTAAGAAAATTGTTGTTCGACCAATATTTTCGGTAAGCAATGGTGAGGGTAGAGATTTAACAGAAGGTAATCATGGAGGCTCTTGTTATACTTCAAGACTAGAAATATTGCCCTTTGGATCGTTTGAAGGCAAAAATCAAGATTACGTATTAAGTGATCTAACCCGTCAACAAAAGCCTAAGTTGGCAATGGGTATGACCTATAACAAAAATGTTAACGCTATCCGACAGCAAGGTCAGTTGGGAAGTTTTGTTACTGACTCACTGGGCAAATTTGTAGCCAACACTTTAGAGCAGTTTGAAGCTGATTTAGTATTCAAATATTCTGGATTTTCTGTATTGGCCGAGTATGCAACCCAAAGTGCACAAAAGCAACTAAACAATTTGTCAAGCAAGTTTATTACGGGTACTGGGCTGAGCATTCAAGCCGGCTATCTGATAAAATCAAATTGGGAATTTGCTGCCAGATTTTCAAATCAAACACCCGATGACAAAACCTTTTCAGCATTAAAAGAACTTAGTGAATATACTCTGGGTTTATCAAAATATTTGGTTGGTCACTCATTAAAAATTCAAACAGATTATTCTATGATTGACAATGGTGGAATGAAACCAAATTATAGATTAAGATTTCAAATGGAAATGCAATTTTAG
- a CDS encoding glycosyltransferase family 2 protein: MQQNELVWVIMPVYNEEESLAHVLDEWLPVFRKNLNNFVFCVLNDGSKDKSLEIANQYAAQNPEIKVVDKPNSGHGQSCIFGYKLAIENNADWVFQMDSDGQCNPNYFADLVKQSSQNQVVYGYRKTRDDGMKRFYISRIVSIFIWFATRVWVKDANVPYRFMHISTLKKVVDHVPKDFHLANILISTYQKNTFGIKWVNIHFNDRFGGEPSVKLSLFAHHGLVMFRQLKAAYKAVKALQKYK; encoded by the coding sequence ATGCAGCAAAATGAGTTGGTTTGGGTAATAATGCCCGTTTACAATGAAGAGGAATCGTTAGCCCACGTTTTAGACGAGTGGCTTCCCGTATTCAGAAAAAATCTGAACAACTTTGTTTTTTGCGTTTTAAACGATGGGTCGAAAGATAAAAGCCTTGAAATTGCCAACCAGTATGCGGCACAAAACCCTGAAATAAAAGTGGTGGACAAGCCCAATTCCGGACACGGACAGTCGTGTATTTTTGGGTATAAGCTGGCTATAGAAAATAATGCCGATTGGGTTTTTCAAATGGATAGCGATGGCCAATGCAATCCCAATTATTTTGCCGACCTGGTAAAGCAATCTTCTCAAAATCAGGTGGTTTACGGCTACCGAAAAACAAGAGACGATGGCATGAAACGGTTTTATATATCGCGAATAGTGAGCATTTTTATTTGGTTTGCTACCCGAGTTTGGGTAAAAGATGCCAACGTTCCTTATCGGTTTATGCATATTTCTACCTTAAAAAAAGTGGTTGACCATGTTCCGAAAGACTTTCATTTAGCCAACATCTTAATCAGCACGTATCAAAAAAATACGTTTGGTATAAAATGGGTCAACATCCACTTTAACGACCGATTTGGTGGAGAACCGTCGGTAAAGTTATCGCTCTTTGCACACCACGGTTTGGTAATGTTTCGGCAGTTGAAAGCGGCGTATAAGGCTGTGAAAGCATTGCAGAAATACAAATGA
- a CDS encoding arsenate reductase ArsC has protein sequence MQKKNLLVLCTGNSCRSQMAEAYFRLYHGDRFDVYSAGIEKHGLNPFAMGILLEDGIDLSKHASKTIEELPKIDFDLIITVCDHANEVCPIFSGNGQRIHHNFKDPSKAEGTAQRLIAAFRKTREEIKTFAKDFTV, from the coding sequence ATGCAAAAGAAAAACCTGCTGGTGCTCTGCACCGGAAATAGCTGCCGAAGTCAAATGGCAGAAGCCTATTTTCGGCTTTATCACGGCGATAGATTTGACGTTTATTCTGCCGGAATAGAAAAACATGGCCTTAATCCGTTTGCCATGGGCATATTACTGGAAGACGGAATTGACCTTTCAAAACACGCATCCAAAACAATTGAAGAATTGCCCAAAATAGATTTTGATTTGATTATAACCGTTTGCGACCATGCCAACGAGGTTTGCCCCATTTTTTCAGGAAACGGGCAACGCATTCATCACAATTTTAAAGACCCGTCAAAGGCTGAAGGCACTGCCCAGCGGCTTATCGCAGCGTTTAGAAAAACCAGAGAAGAGATAAAAACATTTGCCAAAGATTTTACGGTTTAA
- the glf gene encoding UDP-galactopyranose mutase: MTKQYDILIVGAGPVGCVVAERLAKTKGWSCLIIDKRDHIAGNCYDRVHESGVLIHQYGPHYFRSNKKELIDYLGQYTDWIPGNYEVKSYFNGELYPFPINLLTLGQFFNREFTAEEAEAFLNEIRDENADPRNSEEFVLSRVGKELYEAFYLNYTLKQWETHPKDLNKSVCGRIPVRFNKDIRYVDHEYQLTPKAGFTQMFHNMIDHPLIEVQLNTDFNDVRNEIKPRIATLYSGPVDAYFNFELGKLPWRSLDISFKEFKEEYKQPCVQINYPNDHEYTRSVEIKHVTAQKSDNTVISYEVPTWDGDPYYPVPADENAALYAKYKALADKENAENKVYFAGRLARYLYINTDEAIEMALETAQQIMKDAAK; this comes from the coding sequence ATGACGAAACAGTACGACATCCTCATTGTAGGAGCAGGACCGGTGGGCTGTGTGGTGGCCGAGCGATTGGCCAAAACCAAGGGTTGGAGCTGCCTTATTATTGACAAACGCGACCATATTGCCGGAAACTGTTACGACCGAGTGCACGAAAGTGGTGTGCTGATTCATCAATACGGCCCGCATTATTTTCGATCAAACAAAAAGGAACTGATTGACTATCTCGGGCAATACACCGACTGGATACCGGGAAATTATGAGGTTAAGAGTTATTTTAATGGAGAATTATATCCGTTCCCTATCAATTTACTCACGCTGGGACAGTTTTTTAATCGAGAATTTACGGCAGAAGAAGCCGAGGCTTTTTTAAACGAAATTCGTGATGAAAATGCCGACCCCAGAAACTCCGAAGAGTTTGTGCTATCAAGAGTTGGTAAAGAACTGTATGAGGCATTTTATTTAAACTATACGCTTAAACAATGGGAAACACATCCAAAAGATTTAAACAAATCGGTATGCGGCCGAATACCTGTTCGGTTTAACAAAGACATTCGGTATGTTGACCACGAATATCAGCTTACACCAAAGGCAGGATTTACCCAAATGTTCCACAACATGATTGACCACCCGTTGATAGAAGTGCAGTTGAACACCGATTTTAACGATGTCAGAAATGAAATAAAGCCGCGTATAGCCACGCTTTATTCAGGCCCTGTTGATGCGTATTTTAATTTTGAATTGGGCAAATTGCCATGGCGGTCGCTCGATATTTCGTTTAAAGAATTTAAGGAAGAGTACAAACAACCTTGTGTTCAAATAAATTATCCAAACGATCACGAATACACCCGTTCGGTAGAAATAAAACATGTTACCGCCCAAAAAAGCGACAATACGGTTATTTCGTATGAAGTGCCAACCTGGGATGGCGACCCTTACTACCCAGTTCCGGCAGACGAAAATGCTGCACTTTATGCAAAATACAAGGCCCTGGCCGACAAGGAAAATGCCGAAAATAAAGTCTATTTTGCGGGCCGTTTGGCAAGGTATCTTTACATTAATACCGACGAAGCCATTGAAATGGCTCTTGAAACTGCCCAACAAATAATGAAAGATGCAGCAAAATGA
- a CDS encoding acyl-CoA carboxylase subunit beta has product MNKEQKREKLLRKRTESKLGGGEKRIESQHSKGKLTARERLDYLLDKNSFEEIGAFVKHRSTDFGLDKQHYLGDGVVTGYGTINGRLVYVFSQDFTVFGGSLSETHAEKICKIMDMAMKNGAPVIGLNDSGGARIQEGVVSLGGYADIFYRNTLASGVVPQISAIMGPCAGGAVYSPAITDFIMMVEDTSYMFVTGPNVVKTVTNEEVSSEDLGGASVHSTKSGVAHFTAANEVLVLEQIKKLMSYIPQNCEEQAPQNEYNVTAEIRPELDKIVPENANQPYDMRDVINGVIDEASFFEVHKDFAENIVVGFARLGGRSIGVIANQPAFLAGVLDVKSSQKGARFVRFCDAFNIPLLVFEDVPGFLPGTDQEWNAIITNGAKLLYAFSEATVPRVTVITRKAYGGAYDVMNSKHIGADMNFAWPSAEIAVMGAKGAAEIIFKREISEAANSEQAWKDKEEEYANIFANPYRAAERGFIDEVILPEETRAKLIKAFKMLENKVDKLPKKKHGNIPL; this is encoded by the coding sequence ATGAATAAAGAACAAAAAAGAGAAAAGCTGCTTCGCAAACGCACCGAATCGAAACTGGGTGGAGGCGAAAAACGCATCGAATCGCAGCACAGTAAAGGAAAACTGACTGCCCGAGAGCGGTTGGATTATTTGCTTGATAAAAATTCGTTTGAAGAAATTGGTGCTTTTGTAAAACACCGAAGCACCGACTTTGGACTGGATAAACAACATTATTTGGGCGATGGAGTGGTGACAGGTTATGGCACCATCAACGGACGATTGGTTTATGTTTTTTCGCAAGATTTTACCGTTTTTGGTGGCTCGTTGTCGGAAACTCATGCCGAAAAAATTTGCAAAATCATGGACATGGCCATGAAAAACGGTGCCCCGGTTATTGGACTCAACGATAGTGGTGGGGCTCGGATTCAGGAAGGCGTGGTTTCATTGGGCGGCTATGCCGATATTTTTTATCGAAATACATTGGCCAGCGGGGTTGTTCCACAAATTTCGGCCATCATGGGGCCTTGTGCAGGTGGTGCGGTTTATAGCCCAGCCATTACCGATTTTATTATGATGGTGGAAGACACTTCGTATATGTTCGTAACGGGACCAAACGTAGTAAAAACCGTTACCAACGAGGAGGTTTCGAGCGAAGATTTGGGGGGTGCTTCTGTGCATTCCACCAAGTCTGGGGTGGCACATTTCACGGCAGCCAACGAGGTGTTGGTGTTGGAGCAAATCAAAAAATTGATGAGCTACATTCCACAAAACTGTGAAGAACAAGCACCTCAAAACGAGTATAACGTAACCGCTGAAATTCGACCGGAATTAGACAAAATCGTTCCTGAAAATGCCAATCAGCCGTATGATATGCGAGATGTGATAAACGGGGTGATAGATGAGGCTTCTTTTTTTGAAGTGCATAAAGATTTTGCCGAAAACATTGTGGTAGGTTTTGCCCGATTGGGTGGCCGAAGCATTGGGGTTATTGCCAACCAGCCTGCTTTTTTGGCCGGAGTTTTAGACGTAAAATCGAGCCAAAAAGGGGCGAGATTTGTGCGTTTTTGCGATGCGTTTAACATCCCATTATTGGTGTTTGAAGATGTTCCCGGATTTTTGCCCGGCACCGATCAAGAGTGGAATGCCATTATTACCAACGGAGCAAAGTTGCTCTATGCCTTTAGCGAAGCCACCGTGCCGAGAGTAACCGTTATTACCCGAAAGGCTTATGGCGGTGCGTATGACGTGATGAATAGCAAACACATTGGTGCCGATATGAACTTTGCATGGCCGAGTGCCGAAATAGCTGTAATGGGTGCAAAAGGTGCTGCGGAAATTATTTTTAAGAGAGAAATATCGGAAGCTGCCAACAGCGAGCAGGCATGGAAAGACAAAGAGGAAGAGTATGCCAATATTTTTGCAAACCCCTATCGGGCGGCAGAAAGAGGTTTTATCGACGAGGTGATTTTGCCCGAAGAAACCCGTGCAAAGCTGATAAAAGCCTTTAAAATGTTGGAAAACAAGGTGGATAAACTACCTAAAAAGAAACACGGAAATATTCCTTTGTAA
- a CDS encoding aquaporin: MIRSYLSEFLGTFLLVLIGCGAETIGKTWPLVFIAISWFLAVLIPILTMKKLGSTHFNPAVSLAFWAKGNLASKNLMAFWAVQFVGAVLAAFTIKMFFGNPELVGNNIPKVNAGWQFLTEFGFSFTLMLTILFTEKMERYAPFLVSLVVGVNVYLAGLYTTLGMNPARSFGPALATNNYTQLLIFISAPMMGMLLSIFIFKNYAKEKPAGALHRK, from the coding sequence ATGATACGGAGTTATTTGTCAGAATTTTTAGGAACTTTTTTGTTGGTCTTAATTGGCTGTGGTGCAGAGACAATCGGCAAAACCTGGCCTTTAGTTTTTATAGCTATTTCATGGTTTTTGGCCGTTTTAATTCCTATTTTGACTATGAAAAAATTAGGTTCTACCCATTTTAATCCGGCTGTATCATTGGCATTTTGGGCAAAAGGCAATCTGGCAAGCAAGAACCTAATGGCTTTTTGGGCAGTCCAATTTGTTGGGGCGGTGCTGGCTGCCTTTACTATAAAAATGTTCTTTGGAAATCCGGAATTGGTGGGCAATAATATTCCGAAGGTTAATGCCGGATGGCAGTTTTTGACCGAGTTTGGTTTTAGCTTTACTTTGATGCTTACCATTTTGTTTACAGAAAAAATGGAACGCTATGCCCCTTTTTTGGTAAGTTTAGTTGTGGGTGTAAACGTATATTTGGCCGGACTTTATACCACTTTGGGGATGAACCCGGCACGTAGTTTTGGCCCGGCGTTGGCCACCAACAATTATACGCAGTTGTTGATTTTTATTTCAGCTCCCATGATGGGAATGCTTCTTTCAATATTCATTTTTAAAAACTATGCAAAAGAAAAACCTGCTGGTGCTCTGCACCGGAAATAG